In the genome of Fusobacterium necrogenes, one region contains:
- a CDS encoding Na+/H+ antiporter NhaC family protein: MEEKKYGAVSFLPLLIFLVLYIGSGLYFTFTGAESAFSKFPRHVALLIGIVIALLMNRNMKLDKKIDIFCENAGNSGVIIIGLIYLLAGGFQGAAKAMGGVESVVNMGLTFIPSSLLVPGVFVISSFISTAIGTSMGTIAAMAPIAIGVAEAADLNLPLTCAAVIGGAYFGDNLSMISDTTISAAKGVGSEMKDKFRMNFTIALPAAIVAIIMYWSLGGVGAIMGEHNYEIIRVIPYIVVLAAALIGFNVCGVLFIGIVMSGLIGIFEGTMTPLKWAQAVGNGMSDVFSITIVAMLISGLIGLIKYYGGVDWLVNSIISRINKRKDAEYGIGLLAGLLSAALVNNTIAIIISAPIAKEIGKTYYIAPKRLASLIDIFACSFLALTPYDGGMLIVTGLVDVSPLAVLKYSFYIFALIITTCITIQFGLLRTDEEKIFKRG; this comes from the coding sequence ATGGAGGAGAAAAAATATGGAGCAGTTTCATTTTTACCACTACTTATTTTTTTGGTGCTCTATATAGGAAGTGGCCTATATTTTACATTTACAGGAGCAGAGAGTGCCTTTTCAAAATTTCCAAGACATGTAGCTCTTTTAATAGGAATAGTTATAGCTCTATTGATGAATAGAAATATGAAATTAGATAAAAAAATAGATATATTTTGTGAAAATGCTGGAAATTCAGGTGTTATAATTATTGGTTTAATTTATTTGTTAGCAGGTGGATTTCAAGGTGCAGCAAAAGCGATGGGGGGAGTAGAATCAGTAGTCAATATGGGATTAACTTTTATACCTAGTAGTTTATTGGTACCAGGTGTATTTGTAATATCTTCTTTTATATCAACTGCTATTGGAACTTCTATGGGAACTATAGCAGCAATGGCGCCAATAGCAATAGGAGTGGCTGAAGCAGCAGACTTGAACTTACCTTTGACTTGTGCTGCAGTAATAGGAGGAGCATATTTTGGAGATAATTTATCTATGATATCGGACACTACAATTTCTGCAGCTAAAGGTGTAGGATCAGAGATGAAAGATAAATTTAGAATGAACTTTACAATTGCTTTACCTGCAGCAATTGTAGCAATTATAATGTACTGGTCGCTAGGTGGAGTAGGTGCAATAATGGGAGAACATAATTATGAAATTATAAGAGTTATTCCATATATAGTAGTATTAGCGGCTGCTTTAATAGGTTTTAATGTCTGTGGAGTTTTATTTATAGGAATAGTTATGAGTGGCTTAATTGGAATTTTCGAAGGAACAATGACACCATTAAAGTGGGCACAAGCAGTTGGAAATGGGATGTCAGATGTATTTAGTATAACTATAGTAGCGATGTTGATTTCTGGTTTAATAGGATTGATAAAATACTATGGTGGAGTAGATTGGCTTGTAAATTCAATAATTTCAAGAATAAATAAGAGAAAAGATGCAGAATATGGAATAGGATTACTAGCAGGATTATTATCAGCAGCTTTAGTTAATAATACAATAGCTATTATAATAAGCGCACCAATAGCAAAAGAGATTGGGAAAACTTATTATATAGCTCCAAAGAGATTAGCAAGTTTGATAGATATATTTGCTTGTAGTTTCTTAGCTTTGACACCTTATGATGGGGGGATGTTAATTGTTACAGGTTTAGTTGATGTATCACCATTAGCAGTATTAAAGTATTCTTTTTATATTTTTGCTCTTATAATAACAACTTGTATAACCATTCAATTTGGATTATTGAGAACAGATGAAGAAAAAATATTTAAAAGAGGATAA
- the pncA gene encoding bifunctional nicotinamidase/pyrazinamidase, with translation MRALLLIDLQNDFCKNGALEVKDGDLVIPIANSLIERFKNTGDLILATKDWHPNTHKSFAINSNGNVGELGVLNGLPQVWWPIHCVQNTLGSNFHTELDVNSIQITIFKGTNPEIDSYSGFFDNGKLQKTDLDEILKEKDIDTLYIMGLATDFCVKFTVLDALDLGYSVYLVVDGCKGVNLSPDSSEEAIKEMKLKGAKIITSSEII, from the coding sequence ATGAGAGCTTTACTATTAATTGATTTACAAAACGATTTCTGTAAAAATGGTGCACTTGAAGTTAAAGACGGAGATTTGGTTATCCCAATTGCAAACTCTTTAATAGAAAGATTTAAAAATACGGGAGATTTAATCTTAGCAACTAAAGATTGGCATCCCAATACTCATAAAAGTTTTGCTATTAACTCCAATGGAAATGTTGGAGAATTAGGAGTTTTAAATGGTTTACCACAAGTTTGGTGGCCTATACATTGTGTACAAAATACTCTTGGGAGTAACTTTCATACTGAATTAGATGTCAACAGTATTCAAATTACAATATTTAAAGGTACCAATCCAGAGATTGATTCATACAGTGGTTTCTTTGACAATGGAAAACTTCAAAAAACAGATTTAGATGAAATTTTAAAAGAAAAGGATATAGATACTCTTTATATAATGGGATTAGCAACTGATTTCTGTGTAAAATTTACAGTTTTAGATGCCCTTGATTTAGGATATAGTGTCTATCTAGTAGTTGATGGTTGTAAAGGTGTCAATCTATCACCTGATTCTTCAGAAGAAGCTATTAAAGAGATGAAATTAAAGGGAGCTAAAATTATTACAAGTTCTGAAATCATATAA
- a CDS encoding MalY/PatB family protein codes for MKYNFNEQIDRKNNHSAKWEEMGKNFVSNDLWPMWIADMDLKTAPEITCAMKEKVEQEIFGYVYRPDSYYESAVEWLDRRFGYKISANTLINSPGVVPTLSLLIRQMTKPKEKILIQTPVYYPFAATIRANERVVVENKLVSDEDGYYTIDFEDFEKKVSSKEIKLFILCSPHNPIGRVWKEEELRKMAELCLRYNVRIISDEIWRDIVMPGFRHIPIASLSKEIEDITITCFSPTKTFNIAGLQASFVTFPRNEDWKKFDTELGILDIKRNNPFSLVAFETGYRKCSTWVDELILHLSGNMDYVLEFVREKLPEIKVRKPEGTYLMWLDFSSLGMNKQELSRFMQEKAKIALDDGYWFGESGEGFERMNVACPRYMLEEGMKRIEKAVIEWRKVK; via the coding sequence ATGAAATACAATTTTAATGAACAAATTGACAGGAAAAATAATCATTCGGCAAAATGGGAGGAAATGGGAAAAAACTTTGTTTCAAATGATTTATGGCCAATGTGGATAGCAGATATGGATTTAAAAACTGCTCCTGAAATAACTTGTGCTATGAAAGAGAAAGTGGAACAAGAAATATTTGGATATGTATATAGACCAGATTCCTATTATGAGAGTGCAGTAGAATGGTTAGATAGAAGATTTGGGTATAAAATATCAGCAAATACTCTAATAAATAGTCCTGGAGTAGTACCAACCCTATCTTTATTAATTAGGCAGATGACAAAACCAAAAGAAAAGATTTTAATACAGACACCAGTTTATTATCCTTTTGCAGCTACTATAAGGGCTAATGAAAGAGTGGTAGTTGAAAATAAATTAGTTAGTGACGAAGACGGGTACTATACAATAGATTTTGAGGATTTTGAGAAAAAAGTATCTTCAAAGGAGATAAAATTATTTATTTTATGTAGTCCACATAACCCAATAGGAAGGGTTTGGAAAGAAGAAGAACTTAGAAAAATGGCAGAGTTATGTTTAAGATATAATGTTAGAATCATTTCTGATGAAATTTGGAGAGATATTGTTATGCCAGGTTTCAGACATATACCAATAGCTTCTCTAAGTAAGGAAATCGAAGATATTACAATAACTTGTTTTTCACCAACAAAGACATTTAATATTGCAGGATTGCAAGCTTCATTCGTAACTTTCCCAAGAAATGAGGATTGGAAAAAGTTTGATACAGAGTTAGGGATATTAGATATAAAAAGAAACAATCCTTTTAGTTTGGTTGCCTTTGAAACTGGGTATAGAAAGTGTAGTACTTGGGTGGATGAATTAATACTACACTTAAGTGGAAATATGGACTATGTACTTGAATTTGTAAGAGAAAAACTTCCAGAGATAAAAGTTAGAAAGCCTGAGGGAACATATTTAATGTGGCTGGATTTTTCAAGTTTGGGAATGAATAAACAAGAGCTTTCAAGATTTATGCAGGAAAAAGCTAAGATAGCTTTAGATGATGGATATTGGTTTGGAGAATCAGGAGAAGGATTTGAAAGAATGAATGTTGCTTGTCCAAGATATATGTTAGAAGAGGGGATGAAGAGAATAGAAAAAGCAGTTATTGAATGGAGAAAAGTTAAATAA
- the map gene encoding type I methionyl aminopeptidase gives MAIIKTLEQIKEIKKSNQIIAKLYRDILPKYIKPGISTYDIDKIVDDYIRSQGAIPACIGVPGPYGAFPAATCISVNEEVVHGVPNGRVLQNGDIVSIDTVTNLNGYFGDSAITFPVGEIDEESKKLLEVTEKSRTIGIEMAVVGNRLGDIGHAIQQYVEKNGFSVVRDYAGHGVGLSMHEEPMIPNFGKKGRGFKIENGMVLAIEPMVNVGTYKLNMKNDGWTVVTKDGKRSAHFEHSIAIIDGKAVILSEID, from the coding sequence ATGGCAATAATAAAGACATTAGAACAGATAAAAGAGATAAAAAAATCCAATCAAATAATTGCTAAGCTGTATAGAGATATTTTACCTAAATATATTAAACCTGGTATTTCAACTTATGATATAGATAAAATAGTGGATGATTATATTAGAAGTCAAGGTGCTATACCAGCGTGTATAGGAGTTCCTGGACCATATGGAGCCTTTCCAGCCGCAACTTGTATATCAGTAAATGAAGAGGTAGTTCATGGAGTTCCTAATGGAAGAGTTTTGCAAAATGGAGATATTGTGAGTATAGATACAGTAACAAATTTAAATGGGTATTTTGGGGACTCAGCTATAACTTTTCCAGTTGGAGAAATAGATGAAGAATCAAAAAAATTGTTAGAAGTTACAGAAAAATCTAGAACTATAGGAATAGAGATGGCAGTGGTTGGAAATAGATTAGGAGATATTGGCCATGCTATCCAACAATATGTAGAAAAAAATGGATTTAGTGTAGTAAGAGATTATGCAGGTCATGGAGTGGGACTTTCAATGCATGAAGAGCCTATGATACCAAATTTTGGAAAAAAGGGAAGAGGCTTTAAAATAGAGAACGGAATGGTTCTTGCAATAGAACCTATGGTCAATGTTGGAACATATAAACTTAACATGAAAAATGATGGTTGGACTGTTGTAACCAAGGATGGAAAAAGATCTGCACATTTTGAACATTCTATTGCAATAATTGATGGAAAAGCAGTAATTTTAAGTGAAATAGATTAG
- a CDS encoding adenylate kinase has product MNIMLFGAPGAGKGTQAKFLIEKYEIPQISTGDILRAAIKEGTTMGLEAKKFMDEGKLVPDSTIIGIIKDRLSQEDCKKGFILDGFPRTLAQAEALEVLMKDMGIALDKVISLNVPDELIVGRVTGRKVCPACGASFHVKFNPPKVAGKCDYCGTELITRKDDNAETVTKRLTEYHSQTAPLFDFYKSRNLLVDIDGTKEVDVITQEIFAILG; this is encoded by the coding sequence ATGAATATCATGTTATTTGGTGCACCAGGTGCAGGAAAGGGAACTCAAGCTAAGTTCTTAATAGAAAAATATGAAATACCTCAAATTTCTACTGGAGATATTTTAAGAGCAGCCATAAAAGAGGGAACTACTATGGGACTAGAAGCTAAAAAATTCATGGACGAAGGGAAATTGGTTCCAGATTCTACAATTATTGGAATAATCAAAGATAGATTATCACAAGAGGATTGTAAAAAAGGCTTTATCCTAGATGGATTTCCTAGAACTTTAGCTCAAGCAGAAGCACTAGAAGTATTAATGAAAGATATGGGAATAGCTTTAGATAAAGTTATATCATTAAATGTTCCAGATGAATTAATAGTAGGAAGAGTTACAGGAAGAAAAGTATGTCCAGCTTGTGGAGCATCTTTTCATGTAAAATTCAACCCACCAAAAGTAGCTGGGAAATGTGATTATTGTGGAACAGAATTAATTACTAGAAAAGATGATAATGCTGAAACTGTAACTAAGAGATTGACAGAATATCATTCTCAAACAGCTCCATTATTTGATTTTTATAAATCGAGAAATCTATTAGTTGATATCGATGGAACCAAAGAAGTAGACGTTATAACTCAAGAGATTTTTGCTATTCTTGGATAA
- the rpmJ gene encoding 50S ribosomal protein L36, whose translation MKVRVSVKPICDKCKVIKRHGKIRVICDNPKHKQVQG comes from the coding sequence ATGAAAGTAAGAGTATCAGTTAAACCTATTTGTGACAAGTGCAAAGTTATCAAGAGACATGGAAAAATTAGAGTTATATGTGATAACCCTAAACATAAACAGGTTCAAGGATAA
- a CDS encoding DNA-directed RNA polymerase subunit alpha produces the protein MLKIEKHARGINITEVKESEFKGQYIVEPLYRGYGHTVGNALRRVLLSSIPGAAIKGVRINGVLSEFSVMEGIQEAVTEIILNIKEIVIKAESSGERKMTLSVKGPKIVTAADIIPDVGIEIVNPEQVICTITTDRELDMEFLVDTGEGFVVSEDIERKEWAVDYIAVDAIYTPIKKVSYTIQDTMVGRMTDFDKLTLEIETDGSIEIRDALSYAVELLKLHFDPFLELGNKMENLRAEAEDEEEDSTTHSKDDNILNTKIEELDLTVRSFNCLKKAGIEEVSQLAKLSLNELLKIKNLGRKSLDEILEKMKELGYDLTQNGSPE, from the coding sequence ATGTTAAAGATTGAGAAACATGCAAGGGGTATCAATATAACTGAAGTAAAAGAGAGTGAATTTAAAGGTCAATACATAGTTGAACCTTTATATAGAGGTTATGGGCATACTGTTGGTAATGCTTTGAGAAGAGTTTTACTTTCGTCTATCCCAGGAGCTGCTATTAAAGGTGTGAGAATTAACGGTGTATTAAGTGAATTCTCTGTCATGGAGGGAATACAAGAAGCTGTAACTGAAATTATCCTAAATATAAAAGAGATAGTTATTAAAGCTGAAAGTAGTGGTGAAAGAAAAATGACTCTTTCAGTTAAAGGACCTAAGATAGTAACTGCAGCTGATATAATACCTGATGTAGGAATAGAAATAGTAAATCCTGAACAAGTTATTTGTACAATAACAACTGATAGAGAACTTGACATGGAATTTCTTGTAGATACTGGAGAAGGATTTGTTGTATCAGAAGATATCGAAAGAAAGGAGTGGGCAGTAGATTATATAGCTGTTGATGCTATTTACACTCCAATTAAAAAGGTATCATATACTATCCAGGATACTATGGTTGGTAGAATGACTGACTTTGACAAATTAACTTTGGAAATTGAAACAGATGGAAGCATAGAAATAAGAGATGCATTATCTTATGCAGTTGAGTTATTAAAATTACACTTTGATCCTTTCTTAGAGTTAGGAAATAAAATGGAAAACCTAAGAGCTGAAGCAGAGGATGAAGAGGAAGATTCAACTACTCACTCTAAAGATGATAATATTCTAAATACTAAAATAGAAGAGCTAGATTTAACAGTCAGATCATTTAACTGTTTAAAGAAAGCTGGAATAGAAGAAGTAAGTCAATTAGCAAAATTATCGCTTAACGAACTTCTAAAAATTAAAAATCTAGGAAGAAAATCTTTAGATGAAATCCTAGAAAAGATGAAAGAATTAGGATATGATCTAACTCAAAATGGATCTCCTGAGTAA
- the rpsD gene encoding 30S ribosomal protein S4, giving the protein MARNRQPVLKKCRALGIDPVILGVNKSSKRGPRPNANKKPTEYAVQLREKQKAKFIYNVMEKQFRKIYEEAARKLGVTGLTLIEYLERRLENVVYRLGFAKTRRQARQIVSHGHVAVNGRRVNIASYRVKVGDIISVIENSKNLDIIKTSVEDATVPAWLELDRAAFSGKVLQNPTKDDLDFDLNESLIVEFYSR; this is encoded by the coding sequence ATGGCAAGAAATAGACAGCCTGTATTGAAGAAATGTAGAGCGCTAGGAATTGATCCAGTAATTTTAGGAGTTAATAAATCTTCTAAAAGAGGGCCTAGACCAAATGCAAATAAAAAGCCTACAGAGTATGCAGTTCAATTAAGAGAAAAACAAAAAGCAAAATTTATATATAATGTAATGGAAAAACAATTTAGAAAGATATACGAGGAAGCAGCAAGAAAACTTGGTGTAACTGGTTTAACTTTAATAGAATACTTAGAAAGAAGATTAGAGAATGTAGTTTACAGACTAGGATTTGCTAAAACTAGAAGACAAGCTAGACAAATCGTTTCTCATGGACATGTTGCTGTAAACGGAAGAAGAGTTAATATTGCTTCTTACAGAGTAAAAGTAGGAGATATTATCTCTGTAATAGAAAATTCTAAAAATTTAGATATAATTAAGACATCTGTAGAGGATGCAACTGTACCAGCTTGGTTAGAGTTAGATAGAGCTGCTTTCTCTGGTAAAGTTTTACAAAATCCAACTAAAGATGACTTAGATTTTGATTTAAATGAGTCATTAATAGTTGAGTTCTACTCTAGATAA
- the infA gene encoding translation initiation factor IF-1, with translation MSKKDVIELEGTILEALPNAMFKVELENGHTILGHISGKMRMNYIKILPGDGVTVQISPYDLSRGRIVYRKKN, from the coding sequence ATGTCAAAAAAAGATGTTATCGAATTAGAAGGTACTATTTTAGAAGCCCTTCCAAATGCGATGTTTAAAGTTGAGTTAGAGAATGGGCATACTATTTTAGGCCATATCTCTGGGAAAATGAGAATGAATTATATTAAAATTTTACCTGGAGATGGAGTGACTGTACAAATCTCTCCTTATGACTTGTCAAGGGGTAGAATAGTATACAGGAAGAAAAATTAA
- the trhA gene encoding PAQR family membrane homeostasis protein TrhA, with product MEKILRIEEWVNSMTHYFGVILALIGTGALLVRSLESDNLGYFIGSMLFCFSLVLLYTMSGTYHILYNGKLKKIFKILDHSAIYVLISGSYTPYLLGFFDDKVKWLLFFLQWGMTLAGIIFKIFFAGRFRLLSTLIYLFMGWMIIFVFDDLKALISPLSLKFLVAGGISYSVGTIFYGMKKIRFMHGVWHLFVLAGSILIYLSVYFI from the coding sequence ATGGAAAAAATTTTGAGAATTGAAGAATGGGTAAATTCAATGACTCATTACTTTGGTGTTATTTTGGCACTTATCGGAACTGGAGCACTTTTAGTAAGATCCTTAGAAAGTGATAACCTTGGTTATTTTATTGGTTCTATGTTATTTTGCTTTTCGTTAGTTTTACTCTATACAATGTCTGGAACCTACCATATATTATACAATGGTAAACTAAAAAAAATATTTAAAATTCTTGATCATTCTGCTATTTATGTCCTCATATCAGGTTCATATACTCCATATTTATTAGGTTTTTTTGATGATAAAGTAAAATGGTTACTTTTTTTCTTACAATGGGGAATGACCTTAGCTGGCATTATTTTTAAAATTTTCTTTGCTGGAAGATTTAGATTACTATCTACATTAATTTATCTTTTCATGGGTTGGATGATTATCTTTGTTTTTGATGATTTAAAAGCTTTAATCAGTCCTCTCTCATTGAAATTTTTAGTTGCAGGTGGAATTTCTTATTCAGTTGGAACAATATTTTATGGAATGAAAAAAATTAGATTCATGCATGGAGTTTGGCATTTATTTGTCTTAGCTGGAAGTATTTTAATCTATTTATCTGTATACTTTATTTAA
- the rpsM gene encoding 30S ribosomal protein S13, producing MARIAGVDIPRNKRVEIALTYIYGIGKPTSQKILTEAGINFDTRVKDLTEEEVNKIRAIVETVKVEGDLRKEVRLSIKRLMDIKCYRGLRHKMNLPVRGQSSKTNARTVKGPKKPIKK from the coding sequence TTGGCTAGAATAGCAGGAGTAGATATCCCAAGAAACAAAAGAGTTGAGATAGCTTTAACTTACATTTATGGAATCGGAAAACCAACTTCACAAAAAATCTTAACAGAAGCTGGAATTAACTTTGATACAAGAGTTAAGGATTTAACTGAAGAAGAAGTAAATAAAATCAGAGCTATTGTTGAAACTGTTAAAGTAGAGGGAGACCTAAGAAAAGAAGTAAGACTTTCTATAAAAAGACTTATGGATATCAAATGTTACAGAGGATTAAGACATAAAATGAATCTACCTGTAAGAGGACAAAGTTCAAAAACTAACGCAAGAACAGTTAAAGGTCCAAAAAAACCTATTAAAAAGTAA
- a CDS encoding ArsB/NhaD family transporter: protein MELLKLILGVFIFIITFYFIITEKYPKSIVATIGGSLMIVLRIITEEEALETIGFNLEIIFLLIGMMLIVEIMSETGIFQWVAIKIAQLVRGNPIKILVFTSIITAIFSAVLDNVTTILLVVPITIFLAKRLEIDPKPFILLQIFASNIGGTATMIGDPPNLIIASLSGLEFNDFIVNLTPFIIINMAVLLISAALFFRNKLQVSNELKAGIMELSLDRTITNKKLLIQSIIVFSLVILGFLTNSITHIGLAIIAILGAAILIFLSKKKTEEVFAKVEWDTLFFFGGLFVLVDGVENLGIITKLSEYLIYFTEGNLKFTSSLILLLSTILSPIVGSIPHTLSFGKILLEIVPNFSEDTQVLWWALSLGACLGGNMTIVGAAANIVGASVAKKGGIDISFMEFFKWGIIVVIQSTVLSLIYLYLRY from the coding sequence ATGGAATTATTAAAGCTTATTCTTGGAGTATTTATCTTTATTATAACTTTCTATTTTATTATCACTGAAAAATATCCAAAATCTATAGTTGCAACCATTGGTGGTTCTTTGATGATAGTACTTCGAATCATTACCGAAGAGGAAGCTTTAGAAACTATTGGATTTAATTTAGAAATCATATTTTTACTTATTGGAATGATGCTAATTGTAGAAATTATGTCTGAAACAGGAATTTTTCAGTGGGTAGCTATAAAAATAGCTCAGCTGGTCAGAGGAAATCCTATTAAAATTCTAGTTTTTACTTCTATTATAACAGCTATTTTTTCTGCTGTATTGGATAATGTAACTACTATATTACTAGTTGTTCCAATAACTATTTTTCTTGCTAAACGTTTAGAAATAGATCCAAAACCATTTATTCTTTTACAAATTTTTGCATCTAATATAGGCGGAACAGCTACTATGATTGGAGATCCACCTAACCTTATTATTGCAAGTTTAAGTGGATTAGAATTTAATGATTTCATTGTTAATTTAACACCATTTATTATAATCAATATGGCTGTTCTTCTTATTAGTGCAGCACTATTTTTTAGAAATAAATTACAGGTTTCTAATGAATTAAAAGCTGGAATAATGGAACTTAGCTTAGATAGAACAATCACTAATAAGAAATTGCTTATCCAGTCTATAATAGTTTTTTCTTTGGTTATTCTAGGTTTTTTAACAAATAGTATAACTCACATTGGACTAGCAATTATAGCTATCTTAGGTGCTGCTATCTTAATATTTTTAAGCAAGAAAAAAACTGAGGAAGTCTTTGCAAAAGTTGAATGGGATACTTTATTTTTCTTTGGTGGACTCTTTGTATTAGTAGATGGAGTTGAAAATCTAGGTATTATTACTAAATTATCTGAATATCTAATATATTTCACTGAAGGAAATTTAAAATTTACATCTAGTTTAATTCTATTACTTTCAACTATCTTATCTCCAATAGTTGGCTCTATTCCACATACATTATCCTTTGGAAAAATTTTATTAGAAATAGTACCTAACTTTTCTGAAGATACTCAAGTTCTTTGGTGGGCACTCTCACTTGGAGCTTGCCTAGGTGGGAATATGACAATAGTAGGAGCTGCAGCCAATATAGTAGGAGCCTCAGTCGCTAAAAAAGGAGGAATAGATATCAGTTTTATGGAATTTTTTAAATGGGGGATTATTGTAGTAATACAGTCAACCGTTCTAAGTTTAATTTACCTCTATCTGAGATATTAA
- the rplQ gene encoding 50S ribosomal protein L17 — protein MNHNKSYRKLGRRADHRKAMLKNLTISLLSAEKIETTVTRAKELRKFAEKMITLGKKNTLASRRNAFAFLRNEEVVAKLFNEIAPKYTERNGGYTRIIKTTVRKGDSAEMAIIELV, from the coding sequence ATGAATCACAATAAATCATATAGAAAGTTAGGTAGAAGAGCTGACCATAGAAAAGCTATGCTAAAAAACTTAACTATATCTTTACTAAGTGCAGAGAAAATAGAAACTACTGTAACTAGAGCAAAAGAATTAAGAAAATTTGCTGAGAAAATGATAACTTTAGGAAAGAAGAATACTCTAGCTTCTAGAAGAAATGCGTTTGCTTTCTTAAGAAATGAAGAAGTAGTAGCTAAGTTATTTAATGAAATAGCACCTAAATATACAGAAAGAAATGGTGGATATACAAGAATCATCAAAACTACTGTTAGAAAAGGTGACTCAGCTGAAATGGCTATAATCGAGCTAGTTTAA
- the rpsK gene encoding 30S ribosomal protein S11, protein MAKKKVAKIKKKVKNIPNGVAHIHSTFNNTIVAITDAEGKVVSWKSGGTSGFKGTKKGTPFAAQIAAEQAANIAMENGMKKVEVRVKGPGSGREACIRSLQAAGLEVTKITDVTPIPHNGCRPPKRRRV, encoded by the coding sequence TTGGCTAAAAAGAAAGTAGCTAAGATTAAAAAGAAAGTTAAAAATATTCCTAACGGAGTTGCCCATATACATTCAACTTTTAATAACACAATAGTTGCTATTACTGATGCAGAAGGTAAAGTTGTAAGTTGGAAATCAGGAGGAACATCTGGTTTCAAAGGAACTAAGAAAGGAACTCCATTTGCAGCTCAAATTGCAGCTGAGCAAGCAGCAAATATTGCTATGGAAAATGGAATGAAAAAAGTAGAAGTAAGAGTGAAAGGGCCAGGATCTGGAAGAGAAGCTTGTATTAGATCATTGCAAGCAGCTGGATTGGAAGTAACTAAAATAACTGACGTTACTCCTATTCCACATAATGGATGTAGACCACCAAAGAGAAGAAGAGTGTAA